In the genome of Arachis stenosperma cultivar V10309 chromosome 2, arast.V10309.gnm1.PFL2, whole genome shotgun sequence, the window cccattatttttattttaaaaaatttttgttttgggCTAATGACAAAAACCGATTTGGGCTACGATTCATGATATATGGTTTTTTTTATCAAGCTATATTAGGCTTTATATTTGTTATTGTATTAAATGTAATATAGTTAGAATGTGTCACTATGTATCTTAGGATCTTGTTCTTTTGATCAAGAATTTGAGGCATATGCGTCAACTTTAATGTGAAGTCAAATTTAATGCTAATTACGGTGGATTAAACAATTTTTGTCTTTATTGTTTCATAATGCATATATTCTTGATTTTGTACTCAGACCATTGTTTGTAATACTGAAAATTATAATTTTCATTAACAACCCATAACACGCTGGCTAGTAAATATAGATTTTAGAACATGTAATAGATAAAACTTTATACAGAAAACTTTACATAGAAAAGGAATAGATTCCAACTTCTGTATGTTACACAAGTGATCTAAGGGAATTAACAAACAGACTGAAATTACAGGATAAGTAGACACACCACCACTACTTGGTTTACAGCAAAAGCATAACACACAAGATACTGACATAAATATCACGCAACAAACAAACATAAAAATACAACTTTAAAGGAAGCACGATTGATTACTCCATTTTCCTTTTTGCACCACCTCGTCTAAAAATTTTGTTACTGGAACCTTGCACTTCAGGAGGAGAGATGTATGGAATATCAGAATTAGATGCAACATCATGTGTTACCACCTTTCCAGGAGTTTGCTGACCGCTCTCATCATTGCTTTCTGTACCACTATCCTGGTATATTTTGGTTGCATACAAACagaataattaatataatcatATACAATAGATATTATTAGTAGCTGTAAATTAATAAATAGTATGAAACAAAATCATTATTCACCTTTGATAAACATACAACAGATGCACTGTTGACACCAAAATCTATTCCAATTTGACCACCTGTAGCCAAACTGCTTAGAATCAATTCATCAACACCCTACAACACCATAAATACAATGtcaataaattaaatactaTTAACTCTGTTTTCTAAACCATATAGCAAACAACTCATAGGACCCCGAAACATACAGGAGTATCCATGGAAGACGACTGAGAGCTATGAAGTCCTATGATAGATTCATCATCGCTTATCTTGAGGACAGTGTAGACAGTTTCCACACAGTTAATATTTTTTGATGTCACCGATAATTTGAAAAGGAACTTTTTCTCAAGTATATCATTTAGAGCTTTAGGATAGGTTTCATCATGATCATCTTTCTGTTACAAACATTAAAATAATCTGGATTGAGGACAATTTGAAATCCAAATATGAAAAATTTAACCAAGTCATCTATacgaaaataaaaaacttacaCTCCCATCCATTATTTCATTTGCAGTTTTACCAATCATGACCCGAGCCTCATAATTCCAAATGATTATCTTTATACACCCAGTTCCATCGGTTATAATAGTATTAAGACGATACCTGAAAATACACAATCACTAAAAAATTAGTTGCATAGTAAATGAGTCGCAGATATTTAATAGCCAATATGAATACACTCATTTACATTGTAAAAATAAACTTATGACTTATTTTTAGTATTTCTTCATTAAGTAGTCTTTTTTCCAtactactttttttttaacataGAGACATAAGCTATTTCaccaaaattataaaataaaattatttgaaaaagatgattTCATTACCTAAGAGGAGGATTGAACCCACCCTTCCTACAATGTTCACACCAATACCTATCTTTATTAACTTGAACTTTCCTGGGACAGAATCCACATGAAGCATAACACCAATCTCGAACACCATGCTCAATAGAAACTATAGTGCCAACCACCCAACA includes:
- the LOC130963253 gene encoding uncharacterized protein LOC130963253, producing the protein MVTKSGRECKLLGVYLEDLQKNRLKCTLFGDLVSKVEKILDKADGQPLVMVTQLFKPHLYLNEVNIQNSFHVSQIYINPDFPDVAIFRDSLTKEGDLCSQGITHIQSQPPQSVSDEINGDSIKSVEEILNMREESTCWVVGTIVSIEHGVRDWCYASCGFCPRKVQVNKDRYRLNTIITDGTGCIKIIIWNYEARVMIGKTANEIMDGSKDDHDETYPKALNDILEKKFLFKLSVTSKNINCVETVYTVLKISDDESIIGLHSSQSSSMDTPGVDELILSSLATGGQIGIDFGVNSASVVCLSKDSGTESNDESGQQTPGKVVTHDVASNSDIPYISPPEVQGSSNKIFRRGGAKRKME